Proteins from a genomic interval of Nautilia sp. PV-1:
- a CDS encoding NapC/NirT family cytochrome c, producing MKKATLGALIVGAIIGLGISYVAAVLVDVTGKPNFCASCHTMKPMVESFHQSVHGGNNPHGFAVHHCTDCHLPKNSLIGYLIAKGISGTRDAMAEFGIISKVDFKENFWEMKNYTYDSACLQCHHMVKEPEKAFGMSEESRYAHEQYWKEKKAGKDISCVSCHNDYSMVNFAHPNLLERLNDEEK from the coding sequence ATGAAAAAAGCAACTTTAGGAGCGTTAATCGTTGGTGCTATAATCGGTCTTGGTATTTCTTATGTAGCGGCTGTGTTGGTGGATGTTACAGGTAAACCTAATTTTTGTGCTAGTTGTCATACAATGAAACCAATGGTAGAAAGTTTTCATCAGAGTGTTCACGGAGGAAACAATCCTCATGGATTTGCAGTTCATCACTGTACGGACTGTCACTTACCTAAAAATTCTTTAATAGGATATTTAATTGCAAAAGGTATAAGCGGTACAAGAGACGCAATGGCTGAATTTGGAATTATTTCAAAAGTTGATTTTAAAGAAAACTTCTGGGAAATGAAAAATTATACATATGACAGTGCTTGTTTACAGTGTCATCATATGGTAAAAGAACCTGAAAAAGCATTCGGAATGAGTGAAGAGAGCAGATATGCCCACGAACAATACTGGAAAGAGAAAAAAGCAGGGAAAGATATCAGCTGTGTAAGCTGTCATAATGATTACAGCATGGTTAATTTTGCCCACCCTAACTTATTGGAA